The following coding sequences are from one Musa acuminata AAA Group cultivar baxijiao chromosome BXJ1-6, Cavendish_Baxijiao_AAA, whole genome shotgun sequence window:
- the LOC135677873 gene encoding auxin-responsive protein SAUR71-like produces MRQMIRRMAKVADSSSQCESPPRRAGKEQRRRGEGAAAEGHVPVCVGEEMERFEVRAELLGRPAFAALLRRSAQEYGYEQRGVLRIPCPAPLFRRLLAASSSAEAEAELLRSLGDDDEDDESLG; encoded by the coding sequence ATGCGGCAGATGATCCGGCGGATGGCGAAGGTGGCGGACTCGTCGTCGCAGTGCGAGTCGCCGCCGCGGAGGGCGGGgaaggagcagcggcggcgggggGAGGGCGCGGCTGCGGAGGGGCACGTGCCGGTGTGCGTGGGGGAGGAGATGGAGCGGTTCGAGGTGCGGGCGGAGCTGCTCGGCCGGCCGGCCTTCGCGGCGCTGCTCCGCCGGTCGGCGCAGGAGTACGGCTACGAGCAGCGTGGCGTGCTCCGCATCCCCTGCCCAGCGCCGCTCTTCCGTCGCCTcctcgccgcctcctcctccgccgaggCCGAGGCGGAGCTGCTCCGCTCCCtcggcgacgacgacgaggacgACGAGTCCCTTGGCTAA
- the LOC103989582 gene encoding myb-related protein Zm1-like: MGRGRAPCCDKVGLNKGTWTSEEDTKLVAFIHKHGRGNWRALPKQAGLLRCGKSCRLRWINYLRPDIKRGNFTEEEVETIIRLQRQLGNRWSKIASCLPGRTDNEIKNLWNTHLKRRLGAKQTGSSRAHSSCGKVGDEQDHKQESINESSSSSSCISSSESHVAPRVTCSGPHDETKNRCIQDCSIEPEVWGGVMDEFSFFVPPYVGPMAEGVHRSTATTSEEKATREIEDDGWLAYLEEELQL; encoded by the exons ATGGGGCGAGGACGAGCTCCGTGCTGCGATAAGGTGGGGCTAAACAAGGGGACTTGGACATCGGAGGAGGACACCAAGCTTGTAGCCTTCATCCACAAGCATGGCCGTGGAAACTGGCGAGCTCTCCCTAAACAAGCAG GTTTGCTTCGATGCGGGAAGAGCTGCCGGCTGAGATGGATCAACTACCTTCGCCCCGACATCAAGCGAGGAAACTTCACAGAGGAGGAAGTGGAGACCATCATCAGGCTTCAACGACAACTGGGGAACAG ATGGTCCAAGATCGCCTCTTGCCTTCCCGGAAGaaccgacaacgagatcaagaatctTTGGAACACGCATCTAAAACGGCGCTTGGGGGCAAAACAGACGGGTTCTTCGCGCGCTCACAGTTCATGCGGTAAGGTCGGCGACGAACAAGACCACAAGCAAGAATCCATCAACGaatcctcgtcgtcgtcgtcgtgcaTCTCCTCGTCGGAGTCACACGTAGCACCTCGCGTAACTTGCAGCGGGCCGCATGATGAGACGAAGAACAGGTGCATCCAAGACTGTTCTATCGAACCAGAAGTATGGGGAGGAGTTATGGATGAGTTTTCCTTCTTTGTTCCTCCTTACGTGGGTCCAATGGCGGAAGGAGTTCACCGCAGTACTGCGACGACCTCTGAGGAGAAGGCGACAAGGGAGATCGAAGACGATGGATGGTTGGCCTATTTGGAGGAGGAGCTTCAACTGTGA
- the LOC135677560 gene encoding auxin-responsive protein SAUR71-like encodes MARRRKETKPSTLYDPLLSSRKRWFGKQTPRGYVPVLVGDGEEEEAAERFLVHVDLFNDARFTALLEMAAEEFGYTQRGVIRIPFNARHFEKMVDVVSKAR; translated from the coding sequence ATGGCGCGGAGGAGGAAGGAGACCAAGCCTTCGACGTTGTATGATCCTCTGCTGAGCAGCAGAAAGAGGTGGTTCGGGAAGCAGACTCCGAGAGGCTACGTGCCGGTGCTCGTCGGAGacggggaggaggaagaagcggCAGAGAGATTCCTGGTGCATGTGGATCTCTTCAACGACGCCCGCTTCACGGCGTTGCTGGAGATGGCCGCCGAGGAGTTCGGGTACACGCAGCGAGGGGTCATCAGGATCCCATTCAACGCCAGACACTTCGAGAAGATGGTCGATGTGGTCTCCAAGGCCAGATGA
- the LOC135677142 gene encoding uncharacterized protein LOC135677142, whose protein sequence is MPNPWKKPRPGGGRGGGVSRLLAGIRPHRGGSLVVQTGFPTSLADLFVKNRGRLRKPSRKRKPPSESDSAASEPPAVTSPLVGGPLPEASSVGRSIPVAADGFPSLPDSNETKHRRLGIVFGLLFIMTLVLVVLAMERKMLVAGFTLSALALWLLDSIGYRALWFSKPCSEATTRLNSVVGGWEFEGRGVVSPIREVGIDSCSDTVRSESSSLESIDWKQGTEVLLERKDLAGTGKISLVRDLSSKGNSKAKKLFRKLIPKKHRAQKHGNDEKELSLDLSGRGSITEIEEENPKASNRDYEAVHSVRDVLNMNASDSVTDHDKQDVEFIRENGHEIRSRSSQQLVFCAVVLLGLLGGKIVALVLTVSWFLFSKSIKSLLKKERDLVV, encoded by the coding sequence ATGCCGAACCCGTGGAAGAAGCCCCGGCCCGGCGGAGGCAGAGGCGGCGGCGTATCTCGGTTACTCGCCGGCATCAGGCCCCACCGCGGCGGGTCGCTCGTCGTGCAGACCGGCTTCCCTACCTCCCTCGCTGACCTATTCGTCAAGAACCGCGGCCGCTTGAGGAAGCCCTCCCGGAAGAGGAAACCCCCTTCTGAATCCGATTCTGCGGCTTCCGAACCCCCCGCCGTAACGTCTCCTTTGGTCGGTGGCCCTCTGCCCGAGGCATCCTCTGTCGGCCGATCCATTCCGGTGGCGGCGGATGGCTTCCCGTCGTTGCCTGATTCCAATGAAACGAAGCACAGGCGCCTCGGGATCGTGTTTGGCCTTCTTTTCATAATGACGTTGGTTTTGGTGGTTCTGGCCATGGAAAGGAAGATGCTTGTTGCGGGGTTCACGCTCTCTGCGCTGGCTTTATGGCTGCTCGATTCGATCGGGTATCGGGCTCTATGGTTCTCGAAGCCGTGCTCGGAAGCGACGACGAGGTTGAACTCGGTCGTCGGAGGATGGGAATTTGAAGGACGAGGAGTGGTTTCTCCTATCAGGGAAGTTGGGATTGATAGCTGTTCGGATACGGTAAGATCAGAGAGTAGCTCGCTGGAATCTATTGATTGGAAGCAGGGGACGGAGGTTTTGTTGGAAAGGAAGGATCTTGCCGGGACAGGGAAgatttccctcgtgcgtgatcttAGTTCTAAGGGCAACTCAAAGGCAAAGAAGCTATTTAGGAAGTTAATCCCAAAGAAGCATCGTGCGCAAAAGCACGGTAATGATGAAAAagagctttctttggatttgagtgGAAGAGGTAGCATTACAGAAATAGAAGAGGAGAATCCGAAAGCGAGCAATAGAGATTATGAAGCAGTGCATAGTGTTAGAGATGTTCTAAACATGAATGCCTCTGATAGTGTGACCGATCATGACAAACAGGATGTTGAATTTATTCGAGAAAATGGTCATGAAATTAGATCGAGGAGCTCCCAACAATTGGTCTTCTGTGCAGTAGTTCTTCTGGGGCTTTTGGGCGGCAAGATTGTGGCCCTTGTTCTAACTGTTTCGTGGTTTCTGTTTAGCAAATCAATCAAATCCTTGTTGAAGAAAGAAAGAGATTTGGTTGTTTGA